One Oryza sativa Japonica Group chromosome 8, ASM3414082v1 DNA window includes the following coding sequences:
- the LOC136351187 gene encoding uncharacterized protein has product MYFEFNLKIKGDGATDKDFSKGFIEHDAVAYEKPLKTLELESFMSRVAFIYTPVPYAVQATLAVNFLEGLSNFTGTVSAWTTGNVENEIILYDSRVEGTETTVRNDGRVTLTRNIVAVVCKHKLVLKVCVFEGGSEVACFKFVLGHRNEECTRKKGPYVLQVKVRWIGIIEHYNRKMWERIGRFGNILW; this is encoded by the coding sequence ATGTATTTTGAGTTCAATTTGAAGATTAAGGGGGATGGGGCTACTGACAAAGATTTCAGCAAAGGTTTCATAGAACATGATGCCGTCGCTTATGAAAAGCCACTCAAGACTTTAGAACTAGAAAGTTTCATGAGTAGAGTGGCGTTTATCTATACACCTGTTCCTTATGCTGTGCAAGCTACCCTTGCTGTCAATTTCTTGGAGGGGCTGTCAAATTTCACCGGTACAGTAAGTGCTTGGACTACTGGGAATGTTGAAAATGAGATCATCTTATATGACAGTAGAGTGGAAGGGACAGAGACAACTGTTAGGAATGATGGACGTGTTACATTAACTCGTAATATAGTAGCTGTCGTGTGTAAACACAAGCTGGTGCTCAAAGTTTGTGTGTTTGAGGGTGGCAGTGAAGTTGCATGTTTTAAGTTTGTTCTAGGGCATCGTAATGAAGAATGTACTCGGAAGAAAGGCCCTTATGTGCTGCAAGTGAAGGTTAGGTGGATTGGAATCATAGAACACTACAATCGGAAAATGTGGGAGCGTATTGGGAGATTTGGAAATATTTTATGGTGA
- the LOC107277450 gene encoding uncharacterized protein: MGELTKKVTMEKEEEHGGGMAAGKEEKQQPTLKKQQQVGKVKKKFLDFGQELTWEEKVVSVLDIVRRYQLTEYDPKLKEFTPTRVSFCFCNMAFFDHDKESKISPGSPIRTIPSSKFVMLEGSVNVIAIKVTESDSGYPISIFGTVLARDKQDYRCVYLFRRDRTIPNSAPRRRIH, translated from the exons ATGGGTGAACTAACCAAGAAGGTCACcatggagaaggaggaggagcatGGAGGTGGTATGGCTGCTGGGAAGGAGGAGAAGCAGCAGCCAACTCTGAaaaagcagcagcaggtggGAAAGGTGAAGAAGAAGTTCCTGGATTTTGGACAGGAGTTGACATGGGAGGAGAAGGTGGTGAGCGTTCTTGACATCGTTCGCCGCTATCAGTTAACTGAATACGACCCCAAGTTAAAAGAATTTACCCCTACCCGGGTCAGTTTCTGTTTCTGCAACATGGCATTCTTTGACCACGACAAAGAGT CAAAAATTAGTCCTGGGTCTCCGATTCGCACTATCCCTTCCTCCAAGTTTGTGATGTTGGAAGGCTCTGTTAATGTCATTGCAATCAAGGTCACCGAGTCTGATTCAGGTTACCCCATCAGCATCTTTGGAACTGTGCTGGCGAGGGATAAGCAGGACTACAGATGTGTCTATTTGTTCAGGCGTGATAGGACCATCCCCAACTCAGCACCTCGCCG GAGGATACACTAA